The Trueperaceae bacterium genomic sequence CGAGCAGCAGGAGCGCGAGGCCCCCGAGCGCCGTCAGCATGCCGTCTCCCTCCCAGCGCCGTGCACCGGCGCCTCCGAAAAGGCGAGGCTACCGCACCGCGTGCCGGGGGGCAGGACGGACGCCCAGCGGGGCCTGCCGGGCGTGGGGCGGGGTTGGGCGCGTCGAGGTGGGTGGGGGCGTCGGAGCGGGTCAGGCCGCCAGGGTGGCGCGCACCCGGTCGAGGTCCCGGAGGAGGCCGGCCTCGTCGCGTCCGTACTCGAGGGTGACGCCCCACGGTCGGGTGCGGGCGAGGGTCCAGGCGAGCAGCGCGAGGTCGGCGTCACGGAGCGTCGCGTGGGCGTCGTCGAGGGTGCCGTCGCCGCGGGGACGGGGCCCGGACACGTGGATCTGGCGGACGCGGTGGAGGGGGAGCGCCGCGAGGTAGGCGTGCACGTCCCTCCCCTGCGCCGCGGCGCTCACCTGGGCGTGCGCGAGATCCAGCAGGAGGCCGACGTCGGCGGCGCGCGTCAGGTCGGACGGGAAGGTGGGGTCGCACACGTGCGCATAGGCGGGCCGTGCGGGGCGGGTGCCGTCCGGCGAGGGGCGCGCCTGGTCGTCGAGGTTCTCCGCGAGGACGGGCACGTCGACGGCGTTCCGGAGGGCCGCGAGCGTCGCGGTCGCGCGCGCGAGGACGACGTCGCGCGGGAGGGTGGGGGTGCGGGCCTGCATGCCGCCGTCGTACGCGACCTCCGCGGCGGCGAAGCCGACGTGGACGCTGAGCCACGGCGCGCCGGTGGCGGCGAGGCGGGCGCGGGTGACGGCGAGCGCGTCCCGGTGCGCGAGGGCGTCGGGGTGCGCCAGCGACCAATCCCAGACGGGCACGTGCAGCCAGAGGGGGTGGTCGGGGTAGGCGGCGGGGGCGTCGTCGGTCTTCGCGCCGCTCGTCTCGACCGCGACGTCCGGGAGTCGCCCCTCGCCGGCGAGCCGCCGGGCGAGGGGCGTGTCGTTCACGGCGAGGCGGGGCGGGTCAGCGGGCGTCCTTCGCCCTCCGGAGTTCCTGCAGCAGGAGTTTCGTGACGGCGGTGTGGCAGGTGGCGCAGGAGACGTCGGTGCCGAGGAACGGCGCGAGCGCCTCGAAGCTGGTCACGCCGTGCTCGCGGATGGCGTCGCGTACGCGGGCGCTGCTGAGGTGGTGGTCTTCGCAGACGTCGTGGTGCTCCACCTCGGGTAGGTCCCAGCGGTCGGGGTCGGCCTGGTACTCGGCGTAGCGGGCCTCCCAGAAGGTCCGTTCGAACTCGACCATGGCGACCTCGAAGCCCTCCATGTCGTGGGCCAGGTCGACGCCGTGCGCGGAGAGGCGGGCCTCCTCCTCGAGGAACGGCACCTCGAGGTCGATCAGCAGGTCGACGGCGCGGGCGACGAACGGGCCGAGCTCCTCGCCGCGGTCGCGCAGCGCGCGGATCCGTTCGGGGGTCCAGGGGTCGTCGGGGGTGTCGACCATGAGGACCGGGAGGACGAGGTCCTTGGCGTTCCCGACGGCGGCGACGGCCGCTTCGATGAAGGCGCGTTCGTTGCGGATCACGGCGTCCTCCCTAGCAGATGCGGGGCAGCTGCTCTTCGATGGGCATCTCCAGGATGCGGCGGCTGCCGTAGGCGGTTTCGACGATCGGGGTGCCGGCGGGCTCCTTGACGATGTCGCCGATGATCGCCGCTTCTCGGCCGTGCGGGTGGGCCTTCATCGCGCCGAGCGCGGCGTCCGCCTCGTCGGGCGGGACGACCAGGAGGACCTTCCCTTCATTGGCGGCGAGGAGCGGGTCGATGCCGAGCATTTCGCTGACGTCCTCGACGACGTCGTGGATGGGGACCGCGACGTCGAAGATGCGCAGGCCCCAGGGGCGGTCCAGCACGATTTCGTTGCCGACGGCGGCGAGACCGCCGCGCGTGACGTCGCGCATGAAGCGGACGTTCGGGGCGACCTCGCGGACGCGGGCGAGGAGGCCGGTGAGGGGTGCGACGTCGGACTCGAGGTCGACGCCGATGTCCAGCCCTTCGCGCCGCGACATGACGGCGATGCCGTGATCGCCGAGCGTGCCGTTGACGAGGATCTTGTCGCCGGGCCGGATCTCGCTCGCGCCCATGCGGACGTCGTCGGGCAGGAAGCCGACGCCGGCGGTGTTGACGAACAGGCCGTCGCCCTTGCCGCGCTCGAGGACCTTCGTGTCGCCGGCGACGATGGCGACGCCGGCCTCGTCGGCGGTGGCCTTCATCGAGCGCACGACCCGCTCGAGCTCCTCCATGTCGTAGCCCTCCTCGAGGAGGAAGGCGGCGGTGAGGTAGGCGGGGGTGGCGCCCATGACGGCGAGGTCGTTGACGGTGCCCGCGACCGCGAGGCGTCCGATGTCGCCGCCGGGGAAGAAGGTCGGCGTGACGGTGTGCGAGTCGGTGCAGAAGGCGAGGCGGCCGGGACGGTTCTCGAGGATCGCGGCGTCGGTGAGTTCGGCGAGGGGGGCGTTGCCGAACTCCGCGACGAACAGCTCCTGGATGAGTTCCAGGCTGAGTTTGCCGCCCGAGCCGTGCGCGAGGCGGACGGAGCCGTAGCGGGAGCGTCCGGCGGTCGCACCGGAAGGCGTACCGGCGGGGGCGTCGGCCGCGGCGGTGGGGGCGTCGTCAGGCGACTTCGACATGAATCTTCTCCTTGCCCATGCCGAACAGGTACCAGGCGCGGCAGGTGCCCTCGTGACTCACCATGCACGGTCCGTAGGGCGCGTCGGGGGTGCAGAGTTTGCCGAAGACGCCGCATTCGTCGGGGCGGATCTGGCCGAGGGTGACCTCGGCGCAGCGGCAGCCCTTGGGGTGCTCGGCGCCGGCGAGGTCGAGGGTCTCGAGGTGACCGGCGAAGCGGTCGGTGGCGGCGTACCGGCGGTAGGCGGGCCGCAGCTTGTAGCCCGAGGCGGGGATCTCCGCGATGCCGCGCCAGCGGATGGGGGCGAGCTCGAAGACTTCGTCGAGCTCCCGTTTCGCCTTTTCGTTGCCGTCGTACTTCACGAGGCGGTTGTAGGGGTTGTCGATGCGCGGGGTGCCGTCGCGGATCTGCTCGAGGAGCGCCACGATGGAGACGAGGACGTCGGCGGGTTCGAAGCCGCCGGCGGCGCAGGCGATGCCCTGTTCGGGGAGGTGTTCGTAGACGCGGAGGCCGGTGATGGTGACCGCGTGTCCGGGGAGGATGAACCCCTCGATGTCGAAGCCGTCGAGGGTCGGGAGGAGGTTCGTGGCGGGCGGCGTGTAGTAGTTCGCTTCGATGATGCTGAGGTTGTCGGGGACGCCGCGCTTCAGCATGGCGGCGACGGCGACGACGGTCGTTTCGAAACCGACGCTGAAGAACACGACCTCCTTGTCGGGGTTCTCCTGCGCGAGGGTCGCGGCGTCGAAGACGCTGTAGACGGTGCGGACGTCGCCCCCTTCGGCGCGCGCGTCCAGCAGGCTCATGCGGACGTCGCCGCGCCGTTCGCCCTCGAGGGGGATGCTGCCGGGGACCGCCAGCATGTCGCCGAAGCTGGTGACGATGGTGTCGGGCCGCAGCGAGAGCTGGATGGCGAGGTTGACGTACTCGTTGTCGCAGACGCACACCGGGCAGCCGGGGCCGGCGAGCACCTCGATGGTGTCGGGGATCAGGTCGCGCAGCGCGAAGCGGCCCATCTCGTGCTCGTGCGTGCCGCAGATGTGCATGAGCTTGACCGGGCGGCCGATCTCGTCGGCGAGCGACGCGATCTTCGCTTGGAGGCCGGCGACGACGTCGGCGTCCTTGTAGACGTGCGGGTCGAAGGCGTGGGCGTCGACGTCAGGCACGGGTCTCGGGCTCCAGGTAGGTCTGGATGAGCTTCAGGTTGGCCTTCGCTTCCTCCGGCTCGATGCGGTCGATTGCGAAGCCGGCGTGCACGACGACCCAGTCGCCGGGCTTCAGGTCCTCGACGAGGCCGATGAAGCAGTGTTGCGCGACCTCGCCCACCTTGATCAGGCAGGTGTCCTCGTCCATCACGTCGACGACCTCGTGGGGAATGCCTAGGCACATCGCGGTCTCCTTCCTCGTTCATCGGGCCGGCGTCAGCGGGGACGCTCGGCGGCGACGCCGGCGCCCGCAGGTGCCCCGGCGATGGCGGTGCGTTTCTCGGCCTGGCGCTCGCGCAGCCACGCGGTCCAGGCGTCCATCCCCTCGCCGGTGCGAGCGGAGGTCTCGAAGACGGTGGCGGTGGGCGCCACCTTGGCGATGGCGTCGAGCGCCGCGTCGCGCTCGAAGCCGACGGCGTCGGCGATGTCGATCTTGTTGACGATCACCGCGTCGGCGTCCTTGAAGATGCGCGGGTACTTGAGCGGCTTGTCCTCGCCCTCGGTGGTGCTCAGCATCGTGACGCGGAGGTCCTCGCCGAGGTCCCAGGCGGCGGGACAGACGAGGTTGCCGACGTTCTCGATGACGACGACGTCGAGGTGCTCGACGTCGAGGCCGTCGACGGCGCGCGCGACCATCTCCGCTTCGAGGTGGCAGACGGCGCCGGTCACGATCTGGACCGACGGGGCGCCGGCCCCGTGGATGCGGACGGCGTCGTTGTCGGTCTCGAGGTCGCCGACGACCACCCCGACCCGGAGCGTGTCGGCGAG encodes the following:
- a CDS encoding HypC/HybG/HupF family hydrogenase formation chaperone, producing the protein MCLGIPHEVVDVMDEDTCLIKVGEVAQHCFIGLVEDLKPGDWVVVHAGFAIDRIEPEEAKANLKLIQTYLEPETRA
- the hypE gene encoding hydrogenase expression/formation protein HypE, with the protein product MSKSPDDAPTAAADAPAGTPSGATAGRSRYGSVRLAHGSGGKLSLELIQELFVAEFGNAPLAELTDAAILENRPGRLAFCTDSHTVTPTFFPGGDIGRLAVAGTVNDLAVMGATPAYLTAAFLLEEGYDMEELERVVRSMKATADEAGVAIVAGDTKVLERGKGDGLFVNTAGVGFLPDDVRMGASEIRPGDKILVNGTLGDHGIAVMSRREGLDIGVDLESDVAPLTGLLARVREVAPNVRFMRDVTRGGLAAVGNEIVLDRPWGLRIFDVAVPIHDVVEDVSEMLGIDPLLAANEGKVLLVVPPDEADAALGAMKAHPHGREAAIIGDIVKEPAGTPIVETAYGSRRILEMPIEEQLPRIC
- the hypD gene encoding hydrogenase formation protein HypD, whose translation is MPDVDAHAFDPHVYKDADVVAGLQAKIASLADEIGRPVKLMHICGTHEHEMGRFALRDLIPDTIEVLAGPGCPVCVCDNEYVNLAIQLSLRPDTIVTSFGDMLAVPGSIPLEGERRGDVRMSLLDARAEGGDVRTVYSVFDAATLAQENPDKEVVFFSVGFETTVVAVAAMLKRGVPDNLSIIEANYYTPPATNLLPTLDGFDIEGFILPGHAVTITGLRVYEHLPEQGIACAAGGFEPADVLVSIVALLEQIRDGTPRIDNPYNRLVKYDGNEKAKRELDEVFELAPIRWRGIAEIPASGYKLRPAYRRYAATDRFAGHLETLDLAGAEHPKGCRCAEVTLGQIRPDECGVFGKLCTPDAPYGPCMVSHEGTCRAWYLFGMGKEKIHVEVA
- a CDS encoding DUF692 family protein, which translates into the protein MNDTPLARRLAGEGRLPDVAVETSGAKTDDAPAAYPDHPLWLHVPVWDWSLAHPDALAHRDALAVTRARLAATGAPWLSVHVGFAAAEVAYDGGMQARTPTLPRDVVLARATATLAALRNAVDVPVLAENLDDQARPSPDGTRPARPAYAHVCDPTFPSDLTRAADVGLLLDLAHAQVSAAAQGRDVHAYLAALPLHRVRQIHVSGPRPRGDGTLDDAHATLRDADLALLAWTLARTRPWGVTLEYGRDEAGLLRDLDRVRATLAA
- the hypB gene encoding hydrogenase nickel incorporation protein HypB, encoding MSQAPGTRDVALHAHGGVDGSDVRTVQVQKSLMTHNDGVAAENRARFGDRLVLNIVSSPGSGKTALMERTVADLADTLRVGVVVGDLETDNDAVRIHGAGAPSVQIVTGAVCHLEAEMVARAVDGLDVEHLDVVVIENVGNLVCPAAWDLGEDLRVTMLSTTEGEDKPLKYPRIFKDADAVIVNKIDIADAVGFERDAALDAIAKVAPTATVFETSARTGEGMDAWTAWLRERQAEKRTAIAGAPAGAGVAAERPR
- a CDS encoding (2Fe-2S)-binding protein — protein: MIRNERAFIEAAVAAVGNAKDLVLPVLMVDTPDDPWTPERIRALRDRGEELGPFVARAVDLLIDLEVPFLEEEARLSAHGVDLAHDMEGFEVAMVEFERTFWEARYAEYQADPDRWDLPEVEHHDVCEDHHLSSARVRDAIREHGVTSFEALAPFLGTDVSCATCHTAVTKLLLQELRRAKDAR